The Candidatus Bathyarchaeota archaeon genome contains a region encoding:
- a CDS encoding deoxyhypusine synthase: protein MKRDVKIMKAVKDFKIHKKITVNELINQMMEGGGFAAKKLAVSINIIEGMIKDKDSLNFLSFPACIIATGVRGVIKDMVKKGWFKVLITTCGTLDHDLARCWKKYYHGNFEMNDKKLHKAGINRIGNILAPNESYGLIIENKMNQFLNEIYSKNIRELSTYELCWELGKRIKNEDSILYWCWKNKIYVIVPGITDGAVGYQIWHFSQNHDFKINVLKDEKILNDLIWEAKKSGALIIGGGITKHHVIWWAQFAKGLNYAVYITTAVEYDGSLSGARTHEAISWGKIKENAKHITVEGDATVYLPIVYAALLERLNNKVD from the coding sequence ATTAAAAGAGATGTTAAAATAATGAAAGCTGTTAAAGATTTTAAAATTCATAAAAAAATTACAGTAAACGAGTTGATTAATCAAATGATGGAGGGGGGAGGCTTTGCAGCTAAAAAATTAGCTGTAAGCATAAACATAATCGAGGGAATGATTAAAGATAAAGATTCATTAAATTTTCTTTCTTTTCCAGCTTGTATAATAGCCACAGGTGTTAGAGGCGTTATTAAAGATATGGTTAAAAAAGGTTGGTTTAAAGTTTTAATAACTACATGCGGAACTTTAGATCATGATTTAGCTAGATGCTGGAAGAAATATTATCATGGAAACTTTGAAATGAATGATAAAAAGTTGCATAAAGCTGGAATTAATCGAATAGGAAATATTCTAGCGCCTAACGAGTCCTACGGGTTAATTATAGAAAATAAGATGAACCAATTTTTAAACGAAATTTATTCTAAAAATATAAGAGAATTATCTACTTATGAGTTATGTTGGGAGTTAGGGAAAAGAATTAAAAATGAAGATTCAATTTTATATTGGTGTTGGAAAAACAAAATTTATGTAATTGTTCCAGGGATTACGGATGGCGCGGTAGGATATCAAATTTGGCATTTTTCTCAAAATCATGATTTTAAAATTAATGTATTAAAGGATGAAAAGATTTTAAATGATTTAATTTGGGAAGCAAAAAAATCTGGCGCATTAATAATTGGAGGGGGAATAACTAAACATCATGTAATTTGGTGGGCACAATTTGCTAAAGGATTAAATTATGCTGTTTATATAACTACAGCTGTAGAATATGATGGAAGCTTATCTGGAGCTAGAACTCATGAAGCGATTTCTTGGGGTAAAATAAAAGAGAACGCTAAGCATATAACTGTTGAAGGAGATGCTACAGTTTATTTACCTATAGTTTACGCAGCGTTACTTGAAAGATTAAATAATAAAGTTGATTAA
- a CDS encoding 50S ribosomal protein L15e, translated as MVNAYSYLSSAWRSSNESYVKNLMRELLIKWRREPTVVRVKKPTRIDKARRLGYKAKQGFVIVRVKVRRGGARKPRPKSGRRQKAMGVKKYTRAKSLKRIAIERAARKFPNLTPLNAYWVWEDGQRVWFEVIMIDAHHPAIKKDEKIQFKN; from the coding sequence ATGGTTAACGCGTATAGTTATCTTTCTTCAGCTTGGAGAAGCAGTAATGAAAGCTATGTCAAAAACTTGATGAGAGAGCTTTTAATTAAATGGCGAAGAGAACCTACGGTGGTTAGGGTTAAGAAGCCGACTCGCATTGATAAAGCAAGGCGGTTAGGTTATAAAGCTAAGCAAGGTTTCGTAATTGTTCGAGTTAAAGTTAGACGGGGGGGAGCTAGAAAACCTAGGCCTAAATCTGGAAGAAGACAGAAAGCTATGGGCGTAAAAAAGTATACTAGAGCTAAAAGCTTAAAGAGAATTGCTATAGAAAGAGCTGCTAGAAAATTCCCTAATTTAACTCCATTAAACGCTTACTGGGTTTGGGAGGATGGCCAACGCGTTTGGTTTGAAGTTATAATGATTGATGCACATCATCCAGCAATAAAGAAAGATGAGAAAATTCAATTTAAAAACTAA
- a CDS encoding NADP-dependent malic enzyme produces MNDEKELLKKASLPGEIALKHHEFYHGKIEVIPKCLLQNLSDFSIWYTPGVAEPCKAIKENPEKVYDYTNKWNNVAIITDGTRVLGLGDIGAEASLPVMEGKALLFKFLGGVDAFPICLSTTDSSEIVKVVNWIQPSFGGINLEDIAQPKCFKILFELRRNLKIPVWHDDQQGTGTVVLAGLINALKIVNKKINEVQIALIGAGAAGLAIANILTKAGATLGKLIIVDSKGILHPSRVDLQEEKKYWALKTNKEDRVGGIYEAVKNSDVCIAVSKPGPKVITEDMIKKMADNPIVFACANPIPEIWPWEAKKAGAKIVATGRSDFPNQINNSLGFPGIFRGTLDVRAKTITDEMCIAAAYEIAKVAEEKGLTEDYIIPSMDEFDVYPREASAVAEKAVEENIARIKLTREEAYEKACLIIKKAQEKVKCLMKMNFIKSPPKINF; encoded by the coding sequence ATGAATGATGAAAAAGAGTTATTAAAGAAAGCATCGCTTCCTGGGGAAATAGCTTTAAAACATCATGAGTTTTATCATGGAAAAATAGAGGTTATTCCTAAATGTTTGCTGCAAAACCTTAGTGACTTTTCAATTTGGTATACGCCTGGTGTAGCTGAACCATGTAAAGCTATTAAAGAAAACCCAGAGAAAGTTTATGATTACACTAATAAATGGAATAATGTAGCTATAATAACTGATGGTACTAGAGTTCTTGGGTTAGGCGATATAGGAGCTGAAGCAAGCCTTCCAGTAATGGAGGGGAAAGCTTTATTATTCAAGTTTTTAGGTGGAGTTGACGCTTTTCCGATATGCTTATCCACAACCGATTCAAGTGAAATCGTTAAGGTTGTTAATTGGATTCAACCAAGCTTTGGTGGAATAAACTTAGAGGATATAGCTCAACCTAAATGCTTTAAAATTTTATTTGAGTTAAGAAGAAACCTTAAGATTCCTGTATGGCATGATGATCAACAGGGCACTGGAACTGTTGTTTTAGCAGGTTTAATAAATGCTTTAAAAATTGTGAATAAAAAGATTAATGAAGTTCAAATAGCATTAATTGGCGCTGGAGCTGCTGGATTAGCCATAGCCAATATACTCACCAAAGCAGGTGCTACTTTAGGTAAATTAATTATTGTAGATAGCAAAGGAATTCTTCACCCAAGCAGAGTTGATCTTCAAGAAGAAAAAAAATATTGGGCTTTAAAAACTAATAAAGAAGATAGGGTTGGTGGAATTTATGAAGCTGTGAAAAACTCTGATGTTTGCATAGCTGTTTCAAAGCCTGGACCTAAAGTTATAACTGAAGATATGATTAAAAAGATGGCTGATAACCCTATAGTTTTTGCTTGCGCTAATCCAATTCCAGAAATATGGCCTTGGGAAGCTAAAAAAGCTGGAGCTAAAATTGTAGCTACTGGAAGATCAGATTTTCCAAATCAAATAAATAACTCTTTAGGTTTTCCAGGAATATTTAGAGGCACCTTAGATGTTAGGGCTAAAACTATTACAGATGAAATGTGTATAGCTGCAGCCTATGAGATAGCCAAAGTGGCTGAAGAAAAAGGTTTAACTGAAGATTATATAATTCCATCGATGGATGAATTTGATGTTTACCCTAGAGAAGCGTCTGCCGTAGCTGAAAAAGCTGTTGAAGAAAATATAGCTAGAATAAAATTAACTCGAGAGGAAGCGTATGAAAAAGCTTGCTTAATAATTAAGAAAGCTCAAGAAAAAGTTAAATGCTTAATGAAAATGAATTTTATTAAATCTCCTCCAAAAATTAATTTTTAA
- a CDS encoding transcription initiation factor IIB: MYEKEKARKCPECGSDKLMRDYDAAEIVCLSCGCVVMDKLTDSRPEWRAFDNEQKDKRTRVGAPLTYTIHDKGLSTTIDLQGKSLKGNSTQELEEAYKLRKWQRRMRVSDATERNLAAALSELTKISSALNLPKNVLETASIIYRKAIKKRIVRGRSIQSIAAAAVYLSCRKCGVLRTIDEIADATNLRKKDIGRSYRFMIKELTDFVPPLTISNYAARFSNKLAISGKAEAIAIRVLEIAKAMRLTSGRGPTGIAAASTYIASVLLNERKTQREVAEIANVTEVTIRNRYKELLEKLFIKVKL; this comes from the coding sequence ATGTATGAAAAAGAGAAGGCTCGTAAATGTCCAGAATGTGGAAGCGATAAGCTGATGCGAGATTATGATGCTGCTGAAATTGTATGCCTTTCATGCGGTTGTGTTGTAATGGATAAACTTACTGATTCTAGACCTGAATGGAGGGCTTTTGATAATGAACAAAAAGATAAAAGAACAAGAGTAGGCGCACCTTTAACTTACACTATTCATGATAAAGGTCTTTCAACAACAATAGATTTGCAAGGGAAGAGTTTAAAGGGGAACTCAACTCAAGAGCTTGAAGAAGCTTATAAATTAAGAAAATGGCAAAGAAGAATGAGAGTTTCTGATGCGACAGAAAGAAATTTAGCTGCAGCTTTATCAGAGTTAACTAAAATATCTTCAGCTTTAAATTTGCCTAAAAACGTTTTAGAAACGGCCTCTATAATTTATAGAAAAGCTATTAAAAAACGAATTGTTAGAGGGAGATCTATTCAAAGTATTGCTGCTGCAGCAGTTTACTTAAGCTGCAGAAAATGCGGTGTTTTAAGAACAATAGATGAAATAGCTGATGCAACTAATTTGAGAAAGAAAGATATTGGGAGAAGTTATAGGTTTATGATTAAAGAATTAACTGATTTCGTTCCACCATTAACGATATCAAATTATGCTGCTAGATTTTCTAACAAGCTTGCTATATCTGGGAAAGCTGAAGCTATCGCGATAAGAGTATTGGAAATAGCGAAAGCTATGAGGTTAACAAGTGGTAGAGGACCAACTGGAATAGCAGCCGCTTCAACATATATAGCTTCAGTTCTCCTTAATGAGAGAAAAACTCAAAGAGAAGTGGCTGAAATAGCTAATGTTACTGAAGTTACTATAAGAAATAGGTATAAAGAGCTTTTAGAAAAACTTTTCATTAAAGTAAAATTGTGA
- the hypB gene encoding hydrogenase nickel incorporation protein HypB, translating to MLEVEVQKDLLEANKNLAEANKKIFDKYGVKVIDVMGSIGSGKTSLIEEIVKKIKNKYKIAMIAGDVTTRIDADRVSRHGIQTLQINTSKECHLDALMIKKSLEKLDLKNLNLIFIENVGNLICPADFPLGAHERLVVVSVTEGPYTIKKHPYIFMDANVITINKIDLAEAMGVNVEELIKDAKLINHKCEIIATSVKTGEGIEKLIKALKI from the coding sequence ATGCTGGAAGTTGAAGTTCAAAAAGATTTGCTTGAAGCTAATAAGAATCTGGCTGAAGCAAACAAGAAAATATTCGATAAATATGGAGTGAAAGTTATAGATGTTATGGGTTCTATAGGCTCTGGAAAAACCTCCTTAATTGAAGAAATAGTTAAGAAAATTAAAAACAAGTATAAAATCGCTATGATCGCTGGAGATGTTACTACGCGTATAGATGCGGATAGAGTTTCAAGGCATGGGATTCAAACTTTACAAATAAACACTAGTAAAGAATGTCATTTAGACGCTTTAATGATTAAAAAATCTTTAGAAAAACTCGATTTAAAAAATTTAAATTTAATCTTTATAGAGAATGTAGGCAATCTTATTTGTCCAGCCGACTTCCCTTTAGGAGCTCATGAAAGGCTTGTTGTAGTAAGCGTTACAGAAGGCCCATATACTATTAAGAAGCACCCATATATATTTATGGATGCTAATGTAATAACTATAAATAAGATTGATCTAGCGGAAGCTATGGGCGTTAATGTTGAAGAGTTAATTAAAGACGCGAAATTAATTAACCATAAATGTGAAATAATAGCTACAAGCGTTAAAACAGGTGAAGGGATAGAAAAATTGATTAAAGCGCTTAAAATTTAA
- a CDS encoding hydroxymethylglutaryl-CoA reductase, degradative: protein MEKTSRIPNFYNLSINERLSIIKDFAELTDEEVKLLQSANALSLEQANRMIENVIGVMPIPLGIATNFLINNKDYLIPMAIEEPSVVAAASNAAKIVRESGGFFTSSTGPLMIGQIQLINVPVPYAARLNILASKEEIIKKANEQDPVLIAHGGGAVDVKAKVLETSIGKMLITEIIIDCKDAMGANVVNTMCEAVAPLLEELTSGKALLRIVSNLATKRLMRAKATVFKDVLGGEEVVDGVIEAYEFAAADPYRCATHNKGIMNGVTAVVLATGNDTRAVEAGAHAYAALNGKYKPLSRWEKSEKGDLVGSIELPVAVGLIGGATATHPIAKIARKILRVKSATELGGVIAAVGLAQNLAALRALATEGIQKGHMKLHARNIAVMAGAAGELIDKVARRMIEEKKIRVDRAIEIIKEYLEEERA, encoded by the coding sequence ATGGAAAAAACTTCTAGAATTCCAAATTTTTATAATCTTTCTATAAATGAAAGATTAAGTATAATAAAAGATTTTGCTGAATTAACAGATGAAGAAGTTAAGCTTCTTCAATCTGCAAATGCTTTAAGTTTAGAGCAAGCAAACCGGATGATAGAGAACGTTATTGGAGTTATGCCTATTCCACTTGGAATAGCTACAAATTTCCTAATAAACAATAAAGATTATTTAATTCCTATGGCTATAGAAGAGCCTTCGGTTGTCGCAGCTGCAAGCAATGCTGCGAAGATCGTGAGAGAAAGTGGAGGCTTCTTTACAAGCAGCACAGGCCCATTAATGATTGGTCAAATTCAATTAATTAATGTTCCAGTTCCTTACGCAGCTAGGTTAAATATATTAGCTTCTAAAGAAGAGATAATTAAAAAAGCTAATGAACAGGATCCTGTTCTTATAGCTCATGGTGGAGGAGCTGTAGATGTTAAAGCGAAAGTTTTAGAAACATCTATTGGAAAAATGTTAATAACTGAAATTATTATTGATTGCAAAGATGCGATGGGCGCTAATGTTGTAAACACAATGTGTGAAGCTGTTGCACCTCTTCTTGAGGAGCTTACCAGCGGCAAAGCTCTTTTAAGAATAGTTTCCAACTTAGCTACTAAAAGGTTGATGCGCGCTAAAGCAACCGTATTTAAAGATGTTTTAGGCGGAGAAGAAGTTGTTGATGGGGTAATAGAAGCTTATGAGTTTGCTGCAGCTGACCCATATAGATGTGCAACCCATAATAAAGGTATAATGAATGGTGTAACAGCTGTGGTTTTAGCTACTGGAAACGATACTAGAGCTGTTGAAGCGGGAGCTCACGCTTATGCAGCATTAAATGGTAAATATAAACCTTTATCCCGCTGGGAGAAGAGTGAGAAAGGCGATTTAGTTGGTTCTATAGAGTTACCTGTTGCTGTAGGATTAATTGGAGGCGCAACAGCAACTCATCCAATAGCTAAAATAGCTAGAAAAATATTAAGAGTTAAATCTGCTACAGAGTTAGGGGGAGTTATTGCGGCTGTTGGGTTAGCGCAAAATTTAGCAGCGCTTAGAGCTTTAGCTACAGAAGGAATTCAAAAAGGCCATATGAAGCTTCACGCTAGAAACATAGCTGTTATGGCTGGAGCTGCTGGAGAATTAATTGATAAAGTCGCTAGAAGAATGATTGAAGAAAAAAAGATTAGAGTGGATCGAGCAATAGAAATAATTAAAGAGTACTTGGAAGAGGAGAGAGCCTAA
- the fni gene encoding type 2 isopentenyl-diphosphate Delta-isomerase, which produces MAEKIKARKLDHLIIALTKKVESRKSSGFNDVTLIHNALPEVNKEEIDLSISLFGCLLNAPLIIEPMTGGASKTIKINASLAEAAEKLKIGIGVGSQRAALKDSSLKKTYTIVREKAPSTLVLANVGCSQILGEEGIQNAKEAVEMIDANALTIHLNPLQESIQPEGETRFKGILNGIAQIVKKLNVPVIVKETGAGISMEVAKKLESIGVKFVDVAGLGGTSWAGVEYYRAKESLNKTLEFLGKTFWDWGIPTVVSLIEVKSNTKLKAIASGGVRTGVDVAKSIALGAEAAGLALPLLKNAVKGAKQTIKFLEVIIEELKTAMFLTGSRNLAELKKTPIVISGESLNWLSKRGIKFNNYTAKKRFR; this is translated from the coding sequence ATGGCTGAAAAAATTAAAGCAAGAAAATTAGATCACTTAATAATTGCCCTTACAAAGAAAGTTGAATCTCGCAAATCTTCAGGATTTAATGATGTGACTTTAATTCATAATGCTTTACCAGAAGTAAATAAGGAAGAGATCGATTTATCAATAAGCTTGTTTGGATGCTTATTAAATGCGCCTTTAATAATTGAGCCGATGACTGGGGGTGCTTCTAAAACAATAAAAATAAACGCTTCATTAGCTGAGGCTGCAGAAAAACTTAAAATAGGTATCGGCGTAGGAAGTCAAAGAGCCGCATTAAAAGACTCATCATTAAAGAAAACTTATACTATTGTTAGAGAGAAAGCTCCATCAACTCTTGTTTTAGCAAATGTTGGGTGCTCGCAAATTTTAGGTGAAGAAGGCATTCAAAACGCTAAAGAAGCTGTTGAAATGATCGATGCAAATGCTTTAACGATCCATTTAAATCCTCTTCAAGAGTCGATTCAACCTGAAGGCGAAACAAGATTTAAAGGCATTCTTAACGGAATAGCTCAAATAGTTAAAAAATTAAATGTTCCAGTAATCGTTAAGGAAACTGGAGCAGGAATATCTATGGAGGTTGCTAAAAAATTAGAAAGTATAGGAGTTAAGTTTGTGGATGTAGCTGGTTTAGGCGGAACAAGTTGGGCTGGTGTTGAATATTATAGAGCGAAAGAAAGCTTAAATAAAACTCTTGAATTTTTAGGAAAAACTTTCTGGGATTGGGGAATCCCAACAGTTGTAAGCTTGATTGAAGTTAAATCAAACACAAAGCTTAAAGCAATAGCTTCTGGAGGTGTTAGAACAGGAGTTGATGTAGCTAAATCCATAGCTTTAGGAGCTGAAGCTGCAGGTTTAGCGCTTCCTTTATTAAAAAACGCTGTTAAAGGAGCAAAGCAAACAATAAAGTTTCTAGAAGTAATTATTGAAGAATTAAAAACAGCAATGTTTTTAACAGGTTCAAGAAATTTAGCAGAGTTAAAGAAGACTCCAATTGTTATTTCTGGAGAAAGTTTAAATTGGCTTTCTAAAAGAGGCATAAAGTTTAATAACTATACTGCGAAAAAACGGTTTAGGTGA
- the mvk gene encoding mevalonate kinase: protein MKSFAFAPGKAILFGEHFILYGCPALSIAINLYSKALAEKRENGKIHIYSKNINVEKNLPKDLGDKAFKLIKLAVNEVLNIKPQSSGLTLTIDSQIPPAAGLGSSAATAVSTIASTAELFNLNLTKDKIIELAFSPEKFIHGKPSGIDHATSTLGGIIYYEYNSGFKKLNTSLEIQALIAYSGIPKATKEQIIKVKEYMDKNEKRKNVILSEFKEVIASAIDALKNKDLEMLGKLMSQNQKLLKEIKVSNHILDKIIKVAIENGALGAKITGAGGGGSIIALITDENKEKVHKKLQEVSKEVYSIKIDFYGVQSGKID, encoded by the coding sequence ATGAAAAGCTTTGCTTTTGCACCGGGAAAGGCTATATTATTTGGCGAGCATTTCATTCTTTATGGTTGTCCAGCTTTATCTATAGCTATAAACCTTTATTCTAAAGCTTTAGCTGAAAAAAGAGAGAATGGAAAAATTCATATCTACTCAAAAAACATAAATGTTGAAAAAAATCTTCCTAAAGATTTAGGCGATAAAGCTTTTAAATTAATAAAACTAGCTGTAAATGAAGTTTTAAATATAAAACCTCAAAGTTCAGGGTTAACTTTAACGATAGATTCTCAGATTCCTCCAGCTGCTGGTCTAGGTTCTTCAGCCGCAACAGCTGTATCAACTATAGCTTCAACAGCTGAACTATTTAATTTAAATCTTACAAAAGATAAAATTATAGAATTAGCTTTTTCACCTGAAAAATTTATTCATGGAAAACCCTCAGGAATCGATCATGCAACTTCAACACTTGGTGGAATAATTTATTATGAATACAACTCTGGATTTAAAAAGCTTAATACTTCATTGGAAATTCAAGCGTTAATAGCTTATAGCGGAATTCCTAAAGCAACTAAAGAACAAATAATTAAAGTAAAAGAGTATATGGATAAGAATGAAAAAAGAAAAAATGTTATTTTAAGCGAATTTAAAGAAGTAATCGCATCTGCTATTGATGCTTTAAAAAATAAAGATTTAGAGATGCTTGGAAAATTAATGAGTCAAAACCAAAAGTTGCTGAAAGAAATTAAAGTTTCAAACCATATTTTAGATAAAATAATTAAAGTTGCAATTGAGAATGGTGCTCTAGGCGCTAAAATCACTGGTGCTGGAGGCGGCGGCTCCATAATTGCTTTAATAACAGATGAGAATAAAGAGAAAGTTCATAAAAAGCTTCAAGAAGTCTCTAAAGAAGTTTACTCTATAAAAATTGATTTTTACGGTGTTCAAAGTGGAAAAATCGATTAA
- the amrB gene encoding AmmeMemoRadiSam system protein B: MKIRKPCQAGAFYAGNKTALIKEIEDCFFHKLGPGKIPKVNQAGERRLTALICPHAGYMYSGPIAAHSYYTMALDGIPETAVIIGPNHTGLGSGVSIMAEGFWETPLGKIQVNSELAKEIHKKSNLIDLDDSAHIYEHSIEVQLPFIQYLYENKLNIVPICMMMQDLETSIEVGKAIAEAGRGENIIIIASSDMTHYENAESAKRKDKLAIEAILNLDEVKLESTVYSHNISMCGHGPVASALKASKMLEANKAKLLAYGTSGDITQDYTAVVGYAAIAVTREKQ, encoded by the coding sequence ATGAAGATTAGAAAACCATGCCAAGCTGGAGCTTTTTATGCTGGAAATAAAACGGCTTTAATTAAAGAAATAGAAGATTGTTTTTTCCATAAGCTTGGTCCAGGGAAAATACCTAAAGTTAATCAAGCTGGTGAAAGAAGATTAACAGCTTTAATATGTCCTCACGCTGGATACATGTATTCAGGACCTATAGCAGCCCACTCTTATTATACTATGGCTTTAGATGGTATTCCTGAAACTGCTGTTATTATTGGTCCAAACCATACTGGATTGGGAAGTGGTGTTTCAATAATGGCTGAAGGATTTTGGGAAACACCTTTAGGAAAGATTCAAGTAAACTCTGAATTAGCTAAAGAAATTCATAAAAAATCTAACTTAATAGATTTAGATGATTCAGCTCATATTTATGAGCATTCAATAGAAGTTCAACTACCTTTTATTCAATATTTATATGAAAATAAATTAAATATTGTTCCAATATGCATGATGATGCAAGATTTAGAGACAAGCATTGAAGTTGGAAAAGCTATTGCTGAAGCTGGTAGAGGAGAAAATATTATTATAATAGCTTCTTCAGATATGACTCATTATGAAAACGCTGAATCAGCTAAAAGAAAAGACAAGCTTGCAATAGAAGCTATATTAAACTTAGATGAAGTTAAGTTAGAGTCAACAGTTTACTCTCATAATATATCCATGTGCGGTCATGGGCCAGTAGCTTCAGCTTTAAAAGCTTCTAAAATGTTAGAGGCAAATAAAGCTAAGCTTTTAGCTTACGGGACAAGCGGTGATATAACTCAAGATTATACCGCTGTTGTTGGATACGCTGCAATAGCTGTAACTAGAGAGAAACAATGA
- the rpsB gene encoding 30S ribosomal protein S2, giving the protein MGGKETKENENLLLPLEELLAAGLHIGTRVKTEDMERYIYRIRSDGLYILNIGETDKKIRLAAKFISRFDPSRILVVSSRLYGRAPVEKFCEATRTVPVVGRFLPGFISNPLHPKHFDPQLVIVTDPRADWQAVQEASSAGIPVIALCDSDNSFKNVDLVIPTNNKGRRALAMVYWLLARQVLRERGEIPIDGNISYTVDDFETKLISITQKAGEEE; this is encoded by the coding sequence ATGGGGGGAAAAGAAACAAAAGAGAATGAGAATCTTCTTCTTCCTCTTGAAGAATTGTTAGCTGCAGGATTGCATATAGGTACAAGAGTTAAAACTGAAGATATGGAAAGGTATATTTATCGAATTAGATCAGATGGATTATATATTCTTAATATTGGAGAAACCGATAAAAAAATAAGGTTGGCTGCTAAATTTATTTCTAGATTTGACCCATCTAGAATTTTAGTTGTTTCATCTAGGCTTTATGGGAGAGCCCCTGTAGAAAAGTTTTGTGAGGCAACTAGAACTGTGCCCGTAGTTGGACGCTTTTTACCTGGTTTTATTTCTAATCCGCTTCACCCAAAGCATTTTGATCCTCAACTTGTTATAGTAACTGATCCAAGAGCAGATTGGCAAGCTGTTCAAGAAGCTTCATCCGCTGGAATACCTGTAATAGCTTTATGCGATAGCGATAACTCATTTAAAAATGTGGATTTAGTTATTCCAACAAACAATAAGGGAAGAAGAGCTTTAGCCATGGTTTACTGGCTTTTAGCTAGACAAGTTTTAAGAGAACGCGGTGAAATACCTATTGATGGAAACATTTCTTATACAGTGGATGATTTTGAAACAAAGCTTATTTCAATAACTCAAAAAGCTGGAGAAGAAGAATGA
- a CDS encoding DNA-directed RNA polymerase subunit N, translating into MMIPIRCFTCGKLIGDKWEEFSKRVKEGENPGKVLDELGIVKYCCRRMLISHVEAIDELLGYFQKKSFEKK; encoded by the coding sequence TTGATGATTCCAATTAGATGTTTTACATGTGGAAAATTAATTGGAGATAAATGGGAAGAATTTTCTAAAAGGGTTAAAGAAGGGGAAAATCCAGGAAAAGTTTTAGATGAGTTAGGAATCGTAAAATATTGTTGCAGAAGAATGTTGATCTCTCACGTGGAAGCTATAGATGAATTATTAGGTTACTTTCAAAAAAAATCTTTCGAGAAAAAATGA
- a CDS encoding 30S ribosomal protein S9, whose amino-acid sequence MPERRRVLVAVGKRKTAIAKAVLTLGSGKVTINSIPLEVLTPEMAQMKIMEPLIIAGDKAKEVDINVNVIGGGVMSKADAARMAIAKGLINFVKSSELRKKLIIYDRSMVAGDSRKTEPKKFGGPGARRRRQKSYR is encoded by the coding sequence ATGCCTGAAAGAAGAAGAGTTTTAGTAGCTGTTGGAAAAAGAAAAACAGCTATAGCTAAAGCGGTGTTAACCTTAGGCTCTGGAAAAGTAACTATAAATTCTATTCCATTAGAAGTTTTAACTCCGGAAATGGCTCAAATGAAGATTATGGAGCCATTAATAATTGCTGGAGATAAAGCTAAAGAAGTTGATATAAATGTGAATGTTATTGGTGGAGGCGTAATGAGTAAAGCTGATGCGGCTAGAATGGCTATAGCTAAAGGCTTAATTAACTTTGTGAAAAGCAGTGAATTGAGAAAAAAGCTTATAATATATGATCGAAGCATGGTTGCAGGTGACTCTAGAAAAACTGAACCGAAAAAGTTTGGCGGCCCAGGAGCTAGAAGAAGAAGACAGAAATCTTATAGGTGA
- a CDS encoding 50S ribosomal protein L13, with protein MEGKVFIDAEDAILGRLASKAAKLALEGKEVIIFNAEKAVISGKKKAIVNEVKRKLETRTLASVEKSPKHPRRPDLYVRRVIRGMLPWKKPKGKNAYKKVKVYIGIPEDFTGKLIKIPEVDSSKLKCKKIKVEELSKEVGGLK; from the coding sequence TTGGAAGGCAAAGTGTTTATTGACGCTGAAGACGCTATATTAGGTAGGTTAGCTAGTAAAGCAGCTAAGTTAGCTCTTGAGGGGAAGGAAGTTATAATTTTTAATGCTGAAAAAGCTGTGATTTCAGGAAAAAAGAAGGCTATAGTAAATGAAGTTAAACGAAAGCTTGAAACTAGAACTTTAGCGTCTGTTGAAAAATCTCCTAAGCATCCTAGAAGACCAGATTTATATGTTAGAAGAGTGATTAGAGGAATGCTTCCTTGGAAGAAGCCAAAAGGGAAGAACGCTTATAAAAAAGTTAAAGTTTATATTGGAATTCCAGAAGATTTCACTGGTAAATTAATTAAAATTCCTGAAGTAGATTCATCTAAATTAAAATGCAAAAAAATTAAAGTTGAAGAATTAAGTAAAGAAGTGGGAGGATTAAAGTAA